GAGGGACTCCAAAGGCCTGTTCTTTGAATCTCTTGCGGAGAGAGTCCCAAACCATTTCCACCTTCacccacagcaaaaaaaaaaaaatgccacccaCAGGTCACTGAAACCTCTGACATCAGAACTTCCTAGAGTCCTCTGTACTAACCTGGCGAGCACATTCCATGGCAGCCTCACTCTCCCAGCCATACGCATGTGTCCGGGAGTGTGGGTTTCCATAGTAGTTGACCAGGTAAGGGAGCATGGCATCAAGCACCCGAGGGTCCTGGACAAAACAGAACAGATCATTCTCCTTGAGCCCACAGTTAACTCGGACCGCACTCCATCCCCTGACGTAACCAACCTGCCTCAACAGACCCCCAATCCTTCAGACCCTGCCTAGATTAGGCCTCAAACATTCTTCCATCCCCCCAGGTGCTAACCAAATGTTAGCTTAATACACTCTCCTCCCAATCCGCTTAAATCAGATTATTCTACCATCTCGTCAGATAATCTACAAACACTACTTTTTCCTTACAGTTGTGTCTGTAGGTGTTTTCACTGCCAAGCAATGTGATATCTAGGAGAGGATGTTGAGGAAAACGTGCATTAATATTCCAGAGCTCATCATGCGCCAGGCACTATTTTAAGGGCTGCTTTATAtcttttaacttatttaattcttGCCCAAATGCATACAGTAAGCAGTGGTCTGGTAATTCCAGAGTCTATGCTTTTAACTACTAGGAGAGTGCCAGCAATGAAGTGATTTGACCAAGATCAATAGCTAGTAAGCAATAAAGACACTTCTGGTGAACTACAACGTAAGCCTCCAGTCTCCTGGGTCATTGCTCTCCCAGCACACACTTCTCAATGGCTCTCACTTCTGCAGGGATTCAGCCATTTCTGTGCATTGCCACTTCTACACTATAACTCCACTAAACAGCTCAGGGAAAGCTGCCCCTCCATCCTTACCAGAGGAGTTGTAGCTTGCACATCCATGTACAGAGGTCGCAGCACTGGCTCCGCCTCCAGAGCAGTGGCTGCATCAGAGGGAACAGCAGACTGGGGAGTAAGGTCTATACCTGACAAAAAATGGAACGGAAGGGCCAGGTGAGGGAGGATGCAACTCTGCACACCGGGCAACCCAGACAACAGAAAGGAAAGGCTGGACGGAGATAACATAAGTTTAAGAGATTCTGAGCGAATCTCAACGCAAAAGGAAACAGAACATCAAAAAAGTCAAGCAAACTGTAAAAAAGAGGTAAGGGAGAGAGACAGGGTTCTTAAGGTAGGGTGCTGGGACAACATTCAAATTGCGTCGTTGGAGTGCGGAAATCTCCGAAAGGGCAAAGCCCCTGAGAAGGAACGTGGAGACGGTAGGTAAGATCtccttcaaaacaaacaaacaaaaagatttcCTTCAAAGGTTACTGGCTGGACCACTAGAATCTCTACAATTGGGTCAGGAGAAATCCGATGGCCGAATTTTAGGGCTCTGAGGGCCTGCGGGGCTGGATGTGAAGTGCGGGAGCGGGGGTTGCGGCGAAGTCAACGGTTCAGAGCGCCGGTAAGAGAAAATCTGAGGGGAGCAGTCAAGAGGAAGGGTCAGAGGGTCTGAGTAGCGGAAGAGGGAGGCTCCTGAATATGCAGGTAAGTCGCCTAGCCCAGGAGAAAGTTCCGCGCCTCCAGGGAGGTGGCAGTGAGCAGGCCCCCGAGCGTACCGCGCAGGCGCAGCCCCCGAGTGGGCGCCTTGGCCCTCGGCCCCGGAGCCGCGGGCGCTGCCGTGGCCACCCGCCTCCAAGCGGTTCGCAGCAGCATGGTCCCGGTGGCAGACCCCCCGCCCGAAGTGGCTACAGTCCTCAGCTACAGGATCCCGGAAGTGCTACTCCGCGCCCCGGAAGCACTTCCTCGGATCTCGAGTGCGCTCCAGCTCGCGTTCCGTGTAAGACGTAGATCTGAGCGACCGAAGCCACGAGCGAGGTGAGGTGGGGGCACCGTGGCGCGGGGACTCGAACGCACAGAGGGTGATGGAGTCGGGCTACACCCTTATTTTCTTTCTCGGATTTCCCAGAACCCCTGGGCCGGCTCCCTATCCCACCTCCTCTGGCCCCTGCTGGAGTCTCGGGCTGGCGGCTAGGCCCGCACTTCCCTAACCTTCGAACCCCGCAGATGCCGGTGGCCGTGGGTCCCTATGGACAGTCCCAGCCAAGCTGCTTCGACCGCGTGAAGATGGGCTTCGTGATGGGTTGCGCCGTGGGCATGGCGGCGGGGGCGCTCTTCGGCACCTTTTCCTGTCTCAGGTGAGGGGCGCTGGCGGTGATCTCTAGAGACTACCTATTTTCCCAGCCCACAGCTCTCTGCCTACAGCCCGAATAGAGCCTACTACTTTGCAATTCTGTCGCTGCCCTGGAACGAAGGAGACTGTTTTCCTAATCACCTTCAGTCTGGGAGGACTGATGATAATCTAAATGGTTGAGAATACGAGCTCTGATTCGGACTGCTTTCTGACCCTTATTCTGTAACCTTAGGCAAGTTGGAGCCTGGGTTTCAAGTAGAAATGAGGTCGGTAAACCTCTACATCATGTAGAATTCTAAGCTCAATTCAGACCACACTAAACAGAGAACCTGGCACatattaagtgctcaataaatggctgTTCTGTTTTAACTCCCGTTAGGCGCATGGCGAAACAAACTTGATTAATTTTACTGCACTGGGAATAGGGTGTAGAAATTAAGCAGATAAACTCTACACTCTAATTTTCACACATAAAAGACGCTATTGTTCCTGATAAATTATCGTTTACTGAGCGTTTACTGTCAGTCACAGTGCTGAATGCCCTGTTATCACAACACTGCTGTGAATGTTAAGAGCCTCATTATACACGACACAGCCTGTAAACTACACTTAGTTCTTGACCCCAGGTCTGACCCCCCCCAATCATTGTTTTAACACTAGGAGACCATCTAAAAAACGTTGTATTGGATCATGTACACCCTGAAGGCAAAACCAGCACCCAAAAATGATTTCCCTGTTTCTGTACTTGATATTGCTTCTGTTGCCTCCCACAAACCCGTCCGTTGCCTAGAGATCCTAATGGATCTTTTTCCTTAGTATTACTCACTCCATGTGGCAAGAGATAATGTCCTGCCAGACTTCAGCAGTGCTTGATTATAAGTTGGAAAGGGGCAGTTAATACTCTTCCCTGTATTGTTACCAAGTGGCCGCATCTTGGTTTCCTCCTCCCTCAGGATCGGAATGCGGGGTCGGGAGCTGATGGGCGGCATCGGAAAAACCATGATGCAGAGCGGCGGCACCTTTGGCACATTCATGGCCATCGGGATGGGCATCCGATGCTAATCAGGGCAGTGGTTGCCCACAACATGCACCCCCTCCCATCAGTTCCATCCCATGTGTACTATAATAAAGCAAGTCTTTGAGTATTCAGAGTTTCTGTTTAGAAGCATTTTTTCCTCTCACAGCCTATTACCCAGCTTGCTTAAAGATCTTCGGAGGTGGGCTGAGATTTCGTTTCTTGTTAAGTGCGTTCTGTTAATCCAAACTTGTAATGATTTATCATGCATTAAGACTTTTCATAGATTCTTGTAAATCCTTATTATTTAGCCCTTGAAGGTTGATGCTATTAGTTTCTCACCTTTAAAATGCTAAGTCTCGATTTCCTCAAGGTCACACTACAAGATTAACCAGCTGTATTTCCAGTGCTATTACGTTGTATACCCAAATATTGTTTTTCAGATGACTTGATcagaaaaaacaaattcaaaccACTTTTGTAGCCTCAAAACttcagatggcactagtggtcaagaatccacctgctgatgcaggagacatgagatgggttcctgggttgggaagaccccttggaggagggcctggcaactcactaccctactcttgcctggagaatcccatggacagaaaagcccgCGTTTGCAGCTGGCCACGACTTAAGCAACTCGCGCAGCTCACAGCTGGTCTCAGATGATTTTCTAACCAGCCATCAATGAGGATGTAAACTTATAAGCTGACTCTCCCTCCTTTTAACTGGCTTAAGGTAGTTTCTCCATCATGAGAAGTGCTCTTCACCCGTATAGGCAACATACTCCTTGACACTGTTCTGAGTTGCCCCTCAAGTGTTTTCATTAAGAAAATGGTGGAACTACCCTGGGTGTctctggttaagactccacactcccagtacTCAGGGCagaggctcaatccctggtccagaactAAGATGCCTcactgcacagccaaaaaaaccagAAATTAAAAACCCAATAAAATATGGTAGTTAACTGTTTTGATTAAATAAATACCTGAAGTTACCTTTGCTGGCCCAGTTCCCTAGAAGCAATCCTGCCAGTACTTGATTCAAGTATAAAATCAATTACAAAGATACTGGGAgatagtttgggggaaaaaagtaagcTGTCATATAAGTCTCTGCCACCCAAAAACTGctccatgttaaaaaata
This genomic interval from Cervus canadensis isolate Bull #8, Minnesota chromosome 10, ASM1932006v1, whole genome shotgun sequence contains the following:
- the ROMO1 gene encoding reactive oxygen species modulator 1 — protein: MPVAVGPYGQSQPSCFDRVKMGFVMGCAVGMAAGALFGTFSCLRIGMRGRELMGGIGKTMMQSGGTFGTFMAIGMGIRC